tacataaatatttttaaatatataataaatttaatattaaatattaaataaattatattaatattaaataaaataaccccaCCGTCCTCGTCGCTCTCCCTCtcctaaataatttttagttcaACAAAATAAACTCAACTGTCCATCGTATCATTCAGCGCTTATTTTCGTTCCCAGCAAGTCTCGTATATTTTCATTGCCATAAATCCTTCCCAATTGCCctacaatttatatatttcaaggTGTGctaatgttttcaaaataacGCATTGAGCTCAAACAATAAAACTAAACTTGAAAAGTCACTTTCTTCTCCCTTCTTCTTCCTTTATCATGCTTTCTGACAAGAAAGGATGACAAGCTAAACTAggtttttcaagctttttctttattattatactattttttgCAACCTTCATCTTCATATTTGCAGTGGGTAGCGGAAccagtaaaattttttttaggactgaaattaaattgtatatttttacaatagtaaaaatgtaattttactattttaataaactatatttttataatttttaaagaattaaatcaaaattttattatttttggggggccaaagtgcaattttaccattactaatttaaaattttataaactataaagggcggaaaaatttccattttagggggagAGGGACGGGGTGGgagatcttttattttatttaatattaattaattatatttatttaatattattatatttttaaaaaatatttatgtatttttatatatttctttgatttttaattaggatcaaattgagactatttgaaaattttgaggttaattttaaaattatgactaaattgatataatatgtaaaggTTGaggataaatttgttattatacctatTTTTTAACGCCATATCAACTTGTCGTTTATGATTTTAACGGAGtgactaaaatgaccaaattatgtAAGGTGGGTGCTTAAATTGCAAACTTATTATTTTCAgtgccaaaataaaatttttgataattgtgttagatATCATTAAGTTTAGTTAGTGATtgattaaagtaaattaaacatgattaaaatgattaatttagcttaattaaagaCTAATCTAGCTTTTTAAGTTAAATGTTGGTGGGAAAGGATGAAaaacatcatcatcttcatccttTCTTGTCATCCTCcatagaagaaagaaagaaaaagcttgaaaaaccTAGTTTAGCTATCGACCATCAATTACAAGTAAGTCCCTAgccattttttttatagattttttttatcatgggagcttgattaagctagcccatgtatcaattttttcaattgttGAAACTTTAATAAGTTACCATTGTTGAAAATTGGatgaattatatgtgaatttgatagaaattaatcttaaattataaaagaactaaattgtaaagcttaacaATCTTGATTGTTAGCTTTGTTAcattaaggatcaaattgaatcaaatgcaaatttgttatgaaattgtGGTGTGAATAGAAAGTAGAAGGTACCTAATGAATAAATGTGAGATTTTAATCTAAAGCTTTATATCGAAAGTAACACTTCTCctaggtttagggactaaattgaataaattaaaaaaatgtttaatcttgtatttgattgtgaattggatgaaaattgataatgttataTGCTTTATGACTGTTTGTTGTTAGTACAAATCTCCAGTGAAGAAAATCTCGAATACACGAACGAAACTCaaacataaaaagaagaaataggacaaggctccaaggcgtatatcaagtcactatctttaaggttatattcgcccccacctattttcggtgtgcaaatgagttccaagcaaattaacctcgaggatacaatgaagctaatgactatttgcgttttgcactgacgagaatagccCACTACACACTGAGCAATGTATGACGAGaaacttaatttatataaagaatttctacagtaatactttataaaataatctaataatattagaaaatgaaggaaggaaagaaagaatattagaatttgttggtgtgttttccaaatgaaatctcattcctatttatagaaattttcatgtctcttcgtagagacatctttcatcaataggtgtctttcgaataataatgtttttaaaataaacacataattattcatttaatattataactattcaaataatattatttaaatagttataattcttttcaaaaatcaaataatataacttttgattaattacacctattaatttatagttattgaaacactataaatatttcaaaatgttcAAACAATTGTAACTAACATCGATGTGGAACCTGCATTATAAGGTTTACAACGATTATATGTGCAACCACACAATTATAGGGGTTCATtctataatttcttaatttatctACCAAATTCTCAACATGCTTTGGTTGCTCTTAATTTTTTATCCGTTTCGTAGTACAAATTAACCTGGCCATTTTTTCTGCACAAAACATTTATGAATTACCATACTCATTTAAGTATTATTGTacttaatacaatttatttactaaaattattcttttatatgcAAATCCCAAAATCGTAAATCATTTCACATTAAAATGATCTCACATTTTATATAACTACAACTTCATGTCactataataaaaaatgtcATTCTATTCATACAAACTAAACCCTAATAAAATTAGGTTATAGGTTTGCTTACTTTTTGGAACTtgcctcgaatctgaaaaataaaataaaattagtgcAAGCAATTTATTCcatgaaaatcacaaattataCAAAGCACTTCaacttacttaatttcaaattttaaaataaaaattgcttACTTAAGAACTTTAAGGGTTGGATTGACAAGTGTTTTAGGGTTTcgagaatttttaaaagattttttaaaataagtatatgGTTTGATGTAGGTGATTTTaagttttggaaaaattttctccttttcaatacaatttattattagaaaaaaaactcTCAACTAACAACCTTTTTTCCGAGCATTGGGTCCAAATAATTTGGGGCATTTATATTGGGATAAAAAGTGGTAGGTTTGGGATGTGGTGGATAGGGTAACAGAGATCCTTTACTGCTTCGGTGCCTCAAATTGCCTGTCGATGGTGATTTGGAACCCGAGCCAATAGAAAATCTCTGCTCCCTTGCCCATGACATGACTTGATATTGGAATTCTCTAATCGCCAGTTGAGATGGCGATTTAGAGTTTCTAAGACGAGTTTGTATTATTTCAGTAACTTTTTTTCATACTATTTGGTAAATAATTATTGGTAAAAAAGCCTATGATTAGATAGCTTGTTATTAAAACtagtagaaataaaagaataagcaAGAAAATGGGTAGCAAATGAAAGACTTAAGCAAAACATGTACTGTATGTTTAGTTGGTAGAGCAAGTTATCTCAGCTATTGAGTAGAGGAGATGACTATTTACATGAGACAGAGAGTAGTAGTTGGTGACAACAAGTGGTTCCAGGTCGAGGCTGTCAAAACACGAGACAGGCCAAATCAAATGTATGCTAGGGCTTCACACCCAATACCCAATGCCCTTTACAACTCACTCTGGAATTTAACTAGGAAAATGTCAACTTATGCTTAATATCCGACATGACTTTCTGGTTAGCCTTTTACTCAAAATCCTACTTTTTCCCAACACAAAATCTGGTCCTTCTTTAATTCTTGCACCTTCTTTTTCCTATGTGTTTTCCCCAATTTATCCCTATAAATAAAGACACCGATCTCTATCCATTATCCACGTCAGTTTCGAGCAGGTAAGCTCCTTCACCTGAAGGAAAAGGTTGTCATTGCAGCATACCCCCAATTGGAAGCTGCCAAAACAAAGTACCCAGTTGCAAGTTCAaataatttcttgaattaattcaagCAGTGCTATGAAAACTTTTCCCAGTTAGTGTCCTGATGAAACAAGGACATCCCATATGTCCCATACCTATAATTGTCTTCAACAACTAtaccaattttgaaatgaattgagaATGAGATGACTGATTTTTATTAGGACAAGACGGTTTAGCTACATTTCTCTATTCTCTACTGAATTAACACAAGGATTTGATTTTACATTATTGTCAAGCAttagaaataaagaaaacagaGCCTTTCGTGATCAATCAAAAGGCaatagcataatttatttgCTTACCATCAATGTGATGTATGAAAACCAACTTAGTCAACAATTAATCACaatgaaatgatagaaaaaagTTGGACAGacgaataatatattaaaagaactTTGTATTTATAGTCGAACTGTATTTTGCTTCTTCtacttagaaaatatataaattaattcatgtacaTTAGGTTAAAAAGTACATTGGtgctttttgttaaaaatttcatccatttgtatcGTTAAAAACTAATGTGGttgataaaataaacaaatagtgACATGTGACGTGTCATGTGTACTTTATGCTGACATATATagtcaatttttaacagtaaaaatagataaaacttttaatagaaagaccaatttacattttgatctaatatatatagactaatttactcattttttaagtagaagggtaaaataaaatttaaattctaatataaaGACCTCCATATAGGTTTACCGCAAATAGTCtccatataaaatttaatctcaGAGAAAACATGTACTAAAatcattgaatggtttgggtGGGGTGGATTCATTAGGCTTAATTAGTTAAAAGAGAGCAAACATGTCTAGCGTCCATCAATAAATGTTCAACTCACTAATCATGGCTATGCTTGCAGCCTAGATAAACAATAGCCTGAAACAAGGGAAGAATGAATGAAGTTGATTTTGTTCTTAATTTAAAGGCAAAGATGCACTAAACTATGAACAGTTGCCACCCCAATAACCATGAGGCATGTGCAATGGAAGCTTGTGGTAAGTATGTGCAGAAGAATAAGAACACAGAGAAGATCCCACATGACCAACCACATCCATATCAATAATGCCAGTAATCTTATCATGGcttcatatataatattaaattcaatattaaactACTCATAAGATGGATGATGATAGAGTAGCACACATGAGTCGTATGATAATGGAAGCCCAATCCTCCTCAATTCTCCCTACATCCCCACGGACAAAATTTGGAACATCTTTGGTTAGTCCAACAACTCCAAAGAACAAATCTGTTCCTTTtctatgatttctttttctccttatTCTCTCCTTCCTTGCAAGGCTCTTCAAATTCAGACCCTTCATTAGGAGTTTCCAAAGCCCTTTTCTCCtgttcttcttcatctgaaatTTTGTCCCTCAAACTCCCACACTTGAAATTCCTGTCAGCCCGGGTCTTCATGGCCTCCAACAATTCAGTGACAGCCTTTTGCTTGTAGTTGCGGTTCTTGATTAAAACTTCGCTGATATCAGCAGGTGTCATCTCTGCCTTGTCAACTACATCCGACAGTTCCTTCAAAACATGGTAATCCAAATCACTTTCCTCGTACCCCAAATAATTCTTCAGCAATATCTTCAATGCAGGATATGAACAGTAGCTCATGTAAATGTGCATATCCATCCTCCCACTTCTGAGCAATGCAGGGTCAAGTTTCTCAATGTGGTTTGTGGTGAAGACGAAAATCCTTTCACTCCCACAACAAGACCATAGCCCATCAGTGAAATTCAGCAGCCCTGAAAGAGTGATGGAGTTTCCTCCATCTTCACCACCACATGCAGAACCTGACCCACATCTCACTTCAGGATCACAGTAGTTCCTTTTGTTATTCTTCTTCCTGTTAGTCAAATTGACTGAACAATCAATATCTTCAATCACAATGATGGATTTGGAGCTTGTTTTCATCAACAGTGTCCTCAGCTCAGAATTATTATGGACctcagtcaattcaagatcataGATATCATAGCTTAAGTAATTTGCCATGGCTGCAATCATGCTGGATTTCCCAGTCCCTGGCGGACCGTAGAGCAAGTAACCCCGCTTCCAGGCTCTCCCAGTCTTCTGGTAAAAGGACTGACCGTTGGCGAAATCCTCAAGATCATCCATGATCTCTTGCTTCTTCTGGGGATGCATAGCCAATGTGTCAAAGGTGCTTGGATGCTTAAATGGAACGGACTCCCAAGGATGTCCCCTGGAATCCAAAGACCCACCACGAGAATTGGTGTACAAAAGCCTGTCTTGGTTCTTCCTTCGGATTTCATTAGACCTCTCCATTATGTAATCCAGGTAGGAATCAAGAATCAAGGActtgtttttcttcttgattCGGAGAGTGAAACCTCTTTTCTCTTCCGGCAATGGTCGCCAAGAAAAGGTCTGGGATTGCCTTTGGATCACAACGTGTTCCCAAAGCACGGTGACACCACTGAACGTATCGACGATGCAGTCATTGTTGGAGAGGCCGAAGGTAATGGCGCTCGAATTGAGAGCGCGAGTGAGGCTCAAACGGCTGCCATTGATGGAAACAAAGGAGCTGAGATAGAGTTGGACAGCGTTATAGAGTTCGTTGGTGTTAACGCCGTCGATTTCAGTGATGTCGAAGTAGCAGTAGGAAGAGAACAAATGGAAGATACGGTTGAAGAATTTGAGACAGAGAAAGCGGAGTTGGGGTGGGAAAATGAGTTGGAGGAGGCTTTGGCAAAAGGCCAACACCCCTAGAAGTGAAGCAAATGAGTTCCAGTACTCTCTCATTTCTGTGGTGTTGTAGCTGTGGCTGTGGCTGTGACTGGgggatatatatacatataaagtAGGAAGGGAAAGAGGAGCAAAAAGGATGTTGGCGTTTAGAGTATGGGGAAGGAAGAGAGAGTGAGATCAGAGATGGGGCCAGTTGCCTATGGCCTATGGCCTATGGTATTGTTTAGGTAAATGGCCTGGGGGGGAGGGGGCTTTGAGTGACTTGTTTTTGTCGGCTACCtacttcattttcttcataataGACTATCATATAATCATGGGGGATTTGAATTAAGATGCTGGCTGCCCTGCCTTTGCCTTGGATGAGAGAGGGAGATGAATTATGTTTCAGTTCCAATAATGAAAAAGATTAAACAGGATTTACTGTTGTTGCCGCCGCAGGTAACCACAAAGAAacaacatatttatatgtaatttaattcttaattcaaaaattttaaaaaattttcatcaagACTGTATTTAGAAACAATGGAAATTGAAGAACAGAATATGGAATGGAAGGTTGCAAATCAACGGAATAAGATACCTTTTGCGTGCGGCTGTTTCACACGTCAAATGTGTTATGTTTATGATTATGGCTTCCCAATATTGTAATATTTCCTTTATGGGCTGACGTTAAATTGCTAATcaatattaagttaaaatttttatttcttaaaaagaTGTTTTTGAACCAATTTTTGATTTAAGAGAAgtattttttcccttaaaaatatcttatttagGAATATTTTTGTCTAAAAGCGTGTTTTTCCCCTCTGAAAGAAAGTAATACTAAACACACATTAACAATTGATGGGAAGAAGTGGATGCATATCTTCGTAGATTGAATTCGAGATTTAGAATCTTAGATTATAAAATGGATGAAAACACAtgtaagtaaatataaaaaaagaacataataatttatttatctcttaattttataaataaattcattttaacattccatttaatttttttaactttttaaccaTTGgaaattattttaggtttatactttaaatttcaaaagagaaaagaaaaatatgaagtcttaaaaggaaaattaaaatgatttgcAAAAAAAGAGtttgtcctcaaaattttttccaCATTTCGGTTAGCGGaacctaaaaattttgagatttccGGTGAAAGATTTGAGTATCGCGTTATATATCGGTATCACATTAGAAATATCGGttaagaaatttgatatttgatttaaatttcaatacttattagaaattttgatatttagttataaattttggtactatcaaaatttgatttctaatgcaaaaccaaaaatttgatatgcaaaatttataaaacGATGTGATACCAATTCTTCTAAACtaatatcaatatttataacagatataaataaaatttttacaagaaCTAAAATCTATAACGTGATACCAATATATTGGTATTgtgttagaatttttttatatagttagaaatttcaaaatcttcataagcttccaaaatttttattggGATACCAATATTTCTAAAGGtaaactatataaataattacccaattattagtatttttattttggtcactgaggtttaaattttttattttagttactaacatgattgaaatttaatattttggtcaaGCATTCGTTAAACCTGCTGACGTGGTTGTTTTTCattggcataataataaatttaaccctccaGTGTTTACAGATTCTATcgatttgatcctaattctaaaaatttcaataaatttaaccctcaactttacacattatatcaatttagttttgattcttaattttttaaaaataaaaatatatttaaaattcatcttTTGATAAAATGCataagatttaataaa
The Gossypium raimondii isolate GPD5lz chromosome 8, ASM2569854v1, whole genome shotgun sequence DNA segment above includes these coding regions:
- the LOC105790946 gene encoding AAA-ATPase At5g57480, with product MREYWNSFASLLGVLAFCQSLLQLIFPPQLRFLCLKFFNRIFHLFSSYCYFDITEIDGVNTNELYNAVQLYLSSFVSINGSRLSLTRALNSSAITFGLSNNDCIVDTFSGVTVLWEHVVIQRQSQTFSWRPLPEEKRGFTLRIKKKNKSLILDSYLDYIMERSNEIRRKNQDRLLYTNSRGGSLDSRGHPWESVPFKHPSTFDTLAMHPQKKQEIMDDLEDFANGQSFYQKTGRAWKRGYLLYGPPGTGKSSMIAAMANYLSYDIYDLELTEVHNNSELRTLLMKTSSKSIIVIEDIDCSVNLTNRKKNNKRNYCDPEVRCGSGSACGGEDGGNSITLSGLLNFTDGLWSCCGSERIFVFTTNHIEKLDPALLRSGRMDMHIYMSYCSYPALKILLKNYLGYEESDLDYHVLKELSDVVDKAEMTPADISEVLIKNRNYKQKAVTELLEAMKTRADRNFKCGSLRDKISDEEEQEKRALETPNEGSEFEEPCKEGENKEKKKS